The genome window ttcatgCTCCTTTGTTTTTCTCAGGACTTTGGGTTTCAGCTTACATCTTGAATGAAATTCATGATAATATCTCATGGCTTCAAGTCACCTCCCgatttatccttttatttacggtatgtttgttattgatttattcCTTAGCCTCTTGGTTAGCTTGTCTGCATCATTAGACAGTTGAGATAGAAGTAATCCGGAGTCTTATGTTTTTCGTGTTTTTGCTAAGATGGTTCAGGTATGTTTCGCAGGCAAGCATTCTTGTACTGGTTTTCTTTTCCATATCAATTTCTCAGCCTCTGCTCACACAAATCAGCTTCATAAAAAGGGAACCTATAGAATTCAAAACAATGTGTCAAGCTCTGGGGATACCAGATAGCGGACTGCTATTGCATAGAGAACAAGCTGTTGTCATCGATCCTAATGAACCATTGGATAAGCTTCTTACTCACAAAAGGTTCCGTCAGTCTTTTATGGCATTTGCAGACAGGTACTTCTTACGTTCCCAAAGCTCCACTTGGTTAGAGTTTGACAAAAGTTTATTTTatccaaagaaaaataaagagggaATGGTTTTCCCTGAAATTTTTTCTTCACTGTTATAAACCAAAGAACACATTATTTACGAccttaaaagattaaaagaaattttaaaattgaatattgttTTGTCTTGATCGCAGTTGTTTGGCTGGGGAAAGCGTGCATTTCTTTGAAGAGGTGCATGAGCTTGGCAAAATTCCGATAGATGACCCTGTAAGAAGGATCTACATGGCAAGacatattattaataaatacataattgcaggtttgttattttatttttcaagaaaccactgcttaaatttaatttttttttattgtttctcACTGCATTATTTTCGGTATTAAGCCTTGTGCTATGGAGAAGTTCATATAACTTACGAAAACATCTTTGCTATCCTCcaaatattagttattttctCCTCTCAGAACATTTCTTCACTAGCAGGATATATTAATACATGGTTCAAAATTTAATGTACATTTCGAGCTCCATCTTTTAGAAAGCTTAAGTTCCGAGGGGTGATGTTCTGTGCTAAATTGAGTCATTGAGATATTTTGACATGCAAACTCTGAAAGAAACTGGTGTAACCCATTTTCAAGTTCCGGCCCGAGGATGAGCCGCGCTAGCTATTAGTAAAACTACGATTACCTAACATAGATTTCATGCGTAATTAGGTAAACATATCGTTGACGTGCATATATTTGTACTTGAAATTGAAGCATGATTTGATTCATAATTAGGTAAAATAGTCAACAATCACTAAGGGATGAGTGGTCTGGTATTAATCTCCCATGaatatttcattcataatgCTCGGATCTCGACCTTTATATTTCATCTGTGACTTCATGTTTGCTTAATAATTGCCATGGTCTTATTATTTAACCTTGGGCAAACTATCCTGCAGGTTCAGCAATGGAAGTTAACATATCTCATAGAAGCCGGCAAGCGATTTTATCCACCACTGATCTAACACATCCTGATCTCTTTATCAATGCACTAAATGAACTTATACAGTTGATGAAAATGGTGTGTGTTTCTTTACTTAGCATATGtaaatcaataattattattagtgGTTAATCCATTAAATTGACTCATAACACAGTTCAttcatttttatgtattttatactaTAGAACTTGGCAAAAGATTACTGGTCATCCATGTACTTCCTCAAACTCAAAGATGAAACCAGTGTGAGATCTAACGGCTATGAAATGGAACAGATGAGTGGAGCATATAGTTTCTCACCCAGGTTGAGTTGTGTTAATGCTTTTGATG of Gossypium raimondii isolate GPD5lz chromosome 3, ASM2569854v1, whole genome shotgun sequence contains these proteins:
- the LOC105794565 gene encoding regulator of G-protein signaling 1, with the translated sequence MANCPAVHGGYPSDYVAVSIAIFAVILLIVRSSFPFLIHKVPGARGSAFWIPVIQVVASFNFLLSLVMAGNFLKYKKSHWWLSCYVWAVWVEGPLGFGLLMSCRIAQAFQLYYAFVKRRLPPVRSHIFLPLIVLPWIAGAAIIHVKKPLNCRCHLQTYWVIAVMCLHALYVAALVGFTGAIRHIEFRFDELKDLWQGILVSASLIGLWVSAYILNEIHDNISWLQVTSRFILLFTASILVLVFFSISISQPLLTQISFIKREPIEFKTMCQALGIPDSGLLLHREQAVVIDPNEPLDKLLTHKRFRQSFMAFADSCLAGESVHFFEEVHELGKIPIDDPVRRIYMARHIINKYIIAGSAMEVNISHRSRQAILSTTDLTHPDLFINALNELIQLMKMNLAKDYWSSMYFLKLKDETSVRSNGYEMEQMSGAYSFSPRLSCVNAFDDPFHQDHFSSGSSQDVHHPYQ